A DNA window from Pseudoalteromonas rubra contains the following coding sequences:
- a CDS encoding DUF3630 family protein — MTTRIDHLPDQNHILVTPSSLPEADEFELWGQIFLHLDGLTLLEFHQGADRHQWRFNYAGHPYNLNFEHYSESIWIAPEGLGATEHLPNLVTLLRLNLQQ; from the coding sequence GTGACAACGCGCATCGATCATTTACCAGATCAGAACCACATTCTTGTAACCCCCAGCTCGCTCCCTGAGGCAGATGAGTTTGAGCTCTGGGGGCAAATTTTCTTGCACCTGGATGGCCTTACCTTACTGGAATTTCATCAGGGTGCTGACCGCCATCAATGGCGTTTCAATTATGCAGGACACCCCTACAACCTCAACTTTGAGCACTATAGTGAGAGTATCTGGATCGCGCCGGAAGGCCTTGGTGCCACTGAACATTTGCCGAACCTGGTAACATTATTGCGGTTAAATTTACAACAATAA
- the recQ gene encoding DNA helicase RecQ, giving the protein MENLATHSIDTPHGVLKEVFGYSDFRDGQLDVIQACLDGRDSLVLLPTGGGKSLCYQVPALILPGTCVVVSPLISLMQDQVAQLQALGISAEFINNSLDRAQQQAIYQRLHQGEIKLLYVAPEKILQSEFIERLSHLQLGLFAIDEAHCVSHWGHDFRPHYCRLHELKHRFASVPMMALTATADLATRSDIVTQLGLQTPFIHTGSFDRPNIRYTIEEKFKPLSQLMRYLRTQKGQSGIVYCSSRKRVDDIAEKLVEAGFNAAAYHAGMSNEQRQFVQNAFARDDIQIVVATVAFGMGINKSNVRYVLHYDIPKSIEAYYQETGRAGRDGLAAEAIMYFDPADIGRVKRFFEDIEDEHRRRVEEQRFSSMASFASAQTCRRQILLNYFSEYQREPCGNCDICLNPPKRFDGTLVAQQALSCIYRAEQRFGLGYIVDVLRGANTARIRDNQHHTLSTYGIGKEHSNEYWLSILRQLIHHGLVAQDITQGAALRLTEGARSVLRGEYALQLAQPRLEAKHVYQDKLAQFNYDKKLFAKLRSLRKELADQDDVPPYVVFSDKTLAEMAQLTPTNDSEFLKVSGVGFTKLSKYGAPFMQLIRNYLDTD; this is encoded by the coding sequence ATGGAAAATCTTGCAACTCACTCAATCGACACACCGCACGGCGTACTGAAAGAAGTTTTTGGCTACAGTGACTTTCGTGACGGGCAACTCGACGTCATTCAGGCCTGCCTGGACGGGCGCGATAGCTTGGTACTGCTACCAACCGGTGGCGGCAAATCTTTATGCTATCAGGTACCTGCGTTAATTTTGCCTGGCACCTGCGTGGTGGTCTCTCCGCTGATCTCTTTAATGCAAGACCAGGTTGCACAGCTACAGGCTCTGGGTATCTCGGCCGAGTTTATCAATAACAGCCTCGACCGGGCTCAGCAACAGGCCATCTACCAGCGCCTGCACCAGGGGGAAATCAAACTCCTGTATGTGGCGCCGGAAAAAATACTGCAATCCGAATTTATTGAGCGCCTGAGTCACCTCCAGCTGGGCTTGTTCGCCATCGATGAAGCGCACTGCGTATCACACTGGGGGCATGATTTCAGACCGCACTACTGTCGTCTGCATGAATTAAAGCATCGCTTTGCTTCAGTCCCTATGATGGCGCTGACCGCCACAGCCGATCTGGCCACCCGCAGTGACATTGTCACCCAGCTCGGATTGCAGACGCCTTTTATTCATACGGGCAGCTTCGACAGACCGAATATTCGTTACACCATCGAAGAGAAATTCAAGCCGTTATCTCAGCTGATGCGCTATCTGCGCACGCAAAAAGGGCAAAGCGGCATTGTATATTGCTCCAGCCGTAAACGTGTTGATGACATCGCCGAAAAACTGGTTGAAGCCGGCTTTAATGCTGCTGCTTACCACGCGGGGATGAGCAATGAGCAACGCCAGTTCGTACAAAATGCCTTTGCGCGTGATGACATTCAAATTGTGGTTGCAACGGTGGCATTCGGCATGGGGATCAATAAATCGAACGTGCGATATGTACTGCACTATGACATTCCCAAGAGTATCGAGGCGTATTACCAGGAAACAGGCCGTGCCGGCCGGGATGGCCTGGCAGCTGAAGCCATCATGTACTTCGACCCCGCAGACATTGGCCGGGTTAAGCGGTTTTTTGAAGACATTGAGGATGAGCACAGGCGCAGAGTCGAAGAGCAACGTTTTAGCTCAATGGCCAGCTTTGCCTCGGCACAAACCTGCCGACGCCAGATCCTGCTCAATTATTTCAGCGAATATCAACGCGAACCGTGCGGCAACTGCGACATCTGCCTGAACCCGCCAAAACGATTTGACGGCACTTTGGTTGCTCAGCAAGCCTTATCCTGTATTTACCGGGCAGAGCAGCGCTTTGGACTCGGTTATATTGTGGACGTGTTACGCGGCGCAAATACCGCACGGATCCGGGACAATCAACACCACACCCTGAGCACCTATGGAATTGGCAAAGAGCACAGCAACGAGTACTGGCTGAGTATTCTGCGACAGCTCATACACCATGGCCTGGTTGCACAAGACATTACCCAGGGCGCCGCACTGCGCCTGACCGAAGGTGCTCGTTCAGTATTACGTGGGGAATATGCCCTGCAACTGGCGCAACCACGACTTGAAGCTAAGCACGTTTACCAGGATAAACTGGCGCAGTTCAATTATGATAAAAAGCTGTTTGCCAAATTGCGCAGCCTGCGTAAAGAGCTGGCCGATCAGGATGATGTACCACCTTATGTGGTATTTAGTGATAAGACCCTGGCGGAAATGGCACAACTAACACCGACCAATGATAGCGAATTTTTGAAAGTGTCGGGAGTTGGTTTTACCAAGCTCAGTAAATACGGCGCACCTTTTATGCAGCTGATCCGTAATTACCTGGACACAGATTAA
- a CDS encoding porin codes for MKLSKSALFVSVFGALSASAYADVDVYGKANLSVQSSDEGEGSFTEVKSNASRFGFKGSEKLDSGLEVIYKLEFQVDVSDADSKGDDDNITARNQYVGLKGGFGEVVIGRNDTAFKQSQGKLDLFNDLEADIKNLFKGENRLGDSISYKSASFNGFKVLGTFIAEDSTEGENGFSAALTYGDAKLKNTNFYAAVATDSEVKGYDAVRFSVQGKVADFKLGAMYQMQEKVDGSDEADGYMVNAAYGFGANTLKLQYQVIDFDKGDKVDGISVGIDHKLSKAAKLYAFYSSVDEDNGVEEDYLGAGIEYKF; via the coding sequence ATGAAATTATCCAAATCAGCATTATTTGTTTCTGTTTTCGGTGCTTTGTCTGCGAGCGCTTACGCTGATGTTGATGTATATGGTAAAGCGAATTTGTCTGTACAAAGTTCAGATGAAGGTGAAGGCTCATTCACAGAAGTGAAGAGCAATGCATCACGCTTTGGTTTCAAGGGCTCAGAAAAGCTGGACTCTGGTCTGGAAGTTATCTACAAATTGGAGTTTCAGGTTGATGTATCTGATGCTGACTCTAAAGGTGATGATGACAACATTACAGCACGTAATCAGTATGTGGGCCTGAAAGGCGGTTTCGGTGAAGTTGTGATTGGTCGCAATGACACAGCATTCAAACAGTCGCAAGGTAAACTTGACCTGTTCAACGACCTTGAAGCGGATATTAAGAATCTGTTTAAAGGTGAAAACCGCCTGGGCGACTCTATTTCTTATAAGTCAGCCAGCTTCAATGGTTTCAAAGTGCTCGGTACTTTTATCGCAGAAGACAGCACTGAGGGTGAAAACGGTTTCTCGGCAGCCCTGACTTATGGTGATGCAAAGCTGAAGAACACTAACTTCTACGCTGCAGTTGCAACAGACAGTGAAGTAAAAGGCTACGACGCAGTACGTTTTTCAGTACAAGGTAAGGTAGCAGACTTCAAACTGGGTGCAATGTACCAGATGCAAGAGAAAGTAGATGGATCTGATGAAGCTGACGGTTACATGGTAAACGCGGCATATGGTTTCGGCGCGAATACCCTGAAGCTACAGTATCAGGTTATTGACTTTGATAAAGGCGATAAAGTAGATGGCATTTCTGTGGGTATCGACCACAAGCTGAGCAAAGCGGCAAAACTATACGCATTCTACTCAAGTGTTGATGAAGACAACGGTGTAGAAGAAGATTACCTGGGTGCCGGTATCGAATATAAGTTCTAA
- the rarD gene encoding EamA family transporter RarD, which translates to MGTSSETKQGYTFAVLAFLMWGLAPIYFKSLDQVDALEILIHRVVWSVLFIALIIAVKLNWDKVVAVLRQPKLMLMLTVTALLLGFNWGLFIWSVNNGHMLDASLGYYINPLLNVLLGMLFLQERLRPRQQFAVALAVVGVVLQLVSFGSFPVIAFSLAGSFAIYGLLRKTMAVESLPGLLIEAVILLPIALGYWWWLTPSETSNMMLNDWVTNVLLISAGVVTTLPLLCFTAAAKRIPYSTLGFFQYIGPSLMFILAVVFYGEVFSAERVLTFAFIWSALALFSFDSYRSGKAQRRLAAA; encoded by the coding sequence ATGGGAACGAGTAGTGAAACGAAGCAGGGGTATACCTTTGCCGTTTTAGCATTTTTGATGTGGGGGTTGGCGCCCATCTATTTTAAATCGTTGGATCAAGTGGATGCGCTTGAAATTCTTATCCACCGTGTGGTCTGGTCGGTACTCTTTATTGCCTTGATCATCGCCGTAAAACTTAACTGGGACAAAGTGGTTGCTGTGCTGCGTCAGCCAAAACTCATGCTGATGCTGACGGTTACGGCCTTATTGCTGGGGTTTAACTGGGGCTTGTTCATCTGGTCGGTGAATAATGGCCATATGCTGGATGCAAGTTTGGGCTACTATATTAACCCTTTACTCAATGTGCTGTTGGGCATGCTGTTTTTGCAAGAACGCCTGCGGCCTCGTCAGCAGTTTGCGGTTGCGCTGGCTGTTGTTGGGGTAGTACTGCAATTGGTTAGCTTTGGCTCGTTTCCGGTGATCGCCTTTTCTTTAGCCGGGTCATTTGCGATTTATGGGTTATTGCGTAAGACCATGGCAGTTGAGTCTTTGCCTGGTTTGTTGATTGAAGCCGTTATTTTGCTGCCCATCGCACTGGGTTACTGGTGGTGGTTAACACCCAGTGAAACCAGCAATATGATGCTGAATGACTGGGTCACTAATGTGTTGTTGATTAGCGCGGGGGTTGTAACGACCTTACCTTTATTGTGTTTCACCGCTGCCGCAAAACGTATTCCCTATTCAACTTTGGGCTTCTTTCAATATATTGGACCAAGTTTGATGTTTATTCTGGCTGTAGTGTTTTATGGCGAGGTATTTAGTGCTGAGCGGGTGTTAACGTTTGCCTTTATCTGGTCTGCCCTGGCACTGTTTAGCTTTGATTCTTACCGTTCGGGTAAAGCGCAGCGCCGTCTCGCGGCTGCGTAA
- a CDS encoding LysR family transcriptional regulator — MDLDLLKTFVEVVKTRHFGRAAENLYITQSAVSFRIRQLEQSLGVNLFIRQRNNIQLTAPGERLLPHANMILTGMQRAKVDVALANNMHKQVSLAGTPNIWDAFLQFGINHIVAAMPGVSLVAEVKAQQESTRLLLERTLDIAVLFDPPKVDELVVKQIKHLAIIPVSTMAQTTNEDFFDKQYVYVDWGTAFSLWHAKQFNGSTPPYFRTSTGRIALDLIMQCGGSAFIPRALAVEPIEKKQLFHIESVEQNAREIYVAYHKDNEQIEQIETIASLLASLPD; from the coding sequence GTGGACCTAGATCTATTAAAAACTTTTGTCGAAGTTGTTAAGACGCGTCATTTTGGTCGCGCTGCGGAAAATCTATATATTACTCAATCCGCTGTCAGCTTTCGGATCCGCCAGTTAGAACAAAGCCTTGGCGTTAATTTGTTCATCCGCCAGCGTAATAATATTCAACTGACTGCACCGGGCGAACGTTTGTTACCTCATGCCAATATGATCCTCACCGGGATGCAGCGTGCCAAGGTTGACGTCGCACTTGCCAATAATATGCATAAACAAGTGTCACTGGCCGGCACGCCGAATATTTGGGACGCTTTTTTACAGTTTGGGATCAACCACATTGTGGCGGCTATGCCTGGGGTATCGCTGGTGGCTGAGGTTAAAGCGCAGCAGGAGAGTACTCGCTTGTTATTGGAGCGAACGCTCGATATTGCCGTGCTATTTGATCCACCTAAAGTAGATGAACTGGTCGTGAAGCAAATTAAGCATCTGGCTATCATCCCGGTCAGTACAATGGCGCAAACCACTAATGAAGATTTTTTCGACAAGCAATATGTTTACGTTGACTGGGGAACGGCTTTTTCATTGTGGCATGCGAAACAGTTTAACGGCAGCACACCGCCTTATTTCAGAACCAGTACGGGCCGTATCGCGCTGGATTTGATCATGCAGTGTGGTGGCTCAGCATTTATACCCCGTGCACTGGCTGTTGAACCGATTGAGAAGAAGCAGCTATTTCATATTGAATCAGTGGAGCAAAATGCGCGAGAGATCTATGTTGCTTATCACAAGGATAATGAGCAGATAGAACAAATTGAGACAATTGCCAGTCTTTTGGCATCTTTACCTGATTAG
- a CDS encoding DUF413 domain-containing protein, translating into MNQNLATLKEAFVTSKHFYDDLNFPRGFSRSGHFTLQESDVLENHGALLKSLYTKASQPQNEFQRQFVEVMEGRQTPDNVMEKTWTKYLKLTTCKTKFHTLFGRSKVETNKEEVEAVAVEADDEM; encoded by the coding sequence ATGAATCAAAATTTAGCGACCTTGAAAGAAGCTTTTGTTACATCTAAACATTTCTATGATGATCTTAACTTTCCTCGAGGGTTTTCTCGCAGCGGACACTTCACTTTGCAGGAGTCTGATGTACTGGAAAACCATGGTGCACTACTAAAGAGCTTATACACCAAAGCTAGCCAGCCACAAAATGAATTTCAACGACAATTTGTCGAGGTCATGGAGGGACGACAAACACCAGACAATGTAATGGAAAAAACCTGGACTAAATACCTGAAACTCACCACCTGCAAAACCAAGTTCCATACTTTGTTTGGCCGCTCTAAGGTTGAGACAAATAAAGAAGAAGTCGAAGCCGTTGCCGTGGAGGCAGACGACGAAATGTAA